The region ATCTCCGGTATGAGGATTAATTTCCACAAATGTGATCTAGTCCCTATTAATATTGACAGTAGGGAGGCCTTGGTTTTTGCCCAAACTCTGGGCTGTAAAATTAGCACTTTCCCTATTAAGTACTTGGGTGCCCCCTTACATTTTAGTAAAATTAGAAAAGAGGATCTTCAACCTACTGTTGATAAGATCATCAAGAAAGCTGCTGGGTGGAGAGGGAGATTGCTCTCCTTTGGCAAGAGACTAATTTTGGTCCAGGCCTGCCTAGCTAGTATACCTACTTACCTCATGGGCTATATTAAATTTCCTAAGTGGGCCATTAAGCTCATTAACTCCCAATTAGCTCATTGCTTTTGGGATGATTATGAGGGCCATCACAAATATCATTTGACGGCCTGGAACTCTATCAATATGAGGAAAGAGTTTGGTGGTTTTGGTATTACTGACATAGGAGATTTAAATTTAGCTCTTTTAGCCTCTTGGATTAACAGATACTACAACTCTGAGGGCAAAATTTGGAAGAATATTATTGATTCCAAATATAATCCCCAGAATAGTAATATTTTTGCTTGCTCTGCTACCGGAGCTTCCCCCTTCTGGAAGGGAGTGATTTGGGCAGCTCAAGCTGCCAAAATTGGTTTCTCCTGGAAAGTGGGCAACGGCAAGAGAACTAGATTCTGGGAGGACCATTGGTTTAGCAATGCTACTTTGGCTACCCAATATTGGGAGCTGTACAACCTAGCCAATGAGCATAACGTCACCATTAATAATATTTGGGACGGCTGTAACCTTAAGCTTACGTTTAGACGGTGTTTTACCCATGAGCAGATGACTCTTTGGTTTGAACTAGTAGAAATTGCCAAATCCATTCGGGTAGTAGATGAGGATGACTTCCCTGTGTGGAATCTGAATTCCAAAAAGGTATTCACAGTTAAATCCTTCTACAAGTTCATTAATTTCCGAGGAGTCTTGCCTACTACTGCTCCTGCTGTTTGGAATTTAAAAATTCCCCCGAGGATTCAAATCTTTCTCTGGCTCCTGGTTAATAATAAACTGCTGACTAGAGATAATCTGAGCAAAAGACAAGAGGTGGGGGATCCCACCTGTGTGTTTTGCTCTGAACGTGAATCTTGTTTTCATCTATTCAGTGCTTGTGTGGTTGTTGTTGAGTTCTGGAGAACCACCTGTGCCATCACTGGAGTGAGTGAGGACATAAATATGATGTCTATCTCCTCCTACTGGCTCAGGGGGGATAGGTTCGCAGCCATTAACACAGTCCATGCGGCTGGGTTGTGGGCAATCTGGAAAACTCGCAACGACATGGTTTTCAATAATGTTTGTTGGCCTGGTATGCAGGCTATCTGGAGGAGAACAGCTACAAATCTATCTACTTGGGGGTGCCTTTTCTCAGGAGATGCCAGGGTCAAGCTGGAGTGGGCAGTGGAAAAGCTGGAGGAGAAAGCAAGAAGCCCACCTCTGTTGCTATGGCCGAATCCTGGCTGAGGCGCGAAAGCCCCTGTTAACTTGGTCGTTTGGCTTATGTAGATTGTAGCTCCCTCTTTGGCATTAGTGCTTTTGTGCTCTAGCGCTTGCAAGTTTAGTTTTCTTCTCTTATTTCTAGTCTCTAGACTTGCGTTGCCTTATTTCAAGTTGTACCGCGGGCAGCGTGCCTGCTGTCTGTCGTGAGCTCTACCGATGTAACATACTCTGGTTTGGTTGTTTCGTTTCTTTTGAAATGGAACAGGGGCGCAGCCCTTTCTTTCTAAAAAAATAATACAATAGATTAATTGGACAGACTTAATACCATTTTCAATCCTCTTTCAATCTTGAGCTAAACTGACGATATACGCAACACGTATCGTCGTCATGGATTTCCCAATATCTTTTCAACAGCAAAAACTGAATCAGGAAAACATCAAGACTTTTCCTTCAACAAGCATCAAAACCCTTGATGTTACACAAACCACAACGCAGCTGGATTACACCGTTCATGGCCCGCGGTAATGCCTGACCAACGGTGCACATCTCATTGTAAATCTGTGACGCATTTATAAACCTATATTCTCTATGTAAGATACACAAGTACGGAAGTCTGGCTAATGTCTACATACGAAGAGAAAGGAGAAAAAGGATGGAATACAATATATCACCAAAATTTAGTATGATACTCTACGATGCTCTAGCACGGAGGTACGTACAACCGGTCAATCTTCATTTCCAagggacttcttggcagaatcATTCTGCATCAGCTTCTATTGAGCTCTGCACGGCGTGAGGAGAACGGAGGGTTTCATGCGTTTGACAGGCCTTCATTGTCTTGCAATGCTCCGCCTCATCATCCCGTACATTCACGAATACATCAtacaagttatctgcaatgggtTAAGGGGAGCAGTGAGCAGTTCATCCATACTCATAATCTTTATGGACAAAGCATTAAAGGGGAGAGTCCAGCTTTTTTATAGGCGCTATATTATCAGCACAGAGGGTTAAGATCTGAATGGAGAGTCAGCAGATCAAGTAACATCAACTAAAATGAATCATAACTGTGATTTGGTGGGTTTTCTATAATACATGTTCCAGCAAAAGGTGGCAGCTAGCTCACTTTTCCAATGAACTCATGTCTTTTAACAGACTAATCAGTTGAATTAATTCCCAAAGCTACAGGCAACTAGTTAAGCCCTGACATTCTGAAAACCTTAACTCAGTAAAAGTGCCAGGGGGAGAAAGAACTATACCAACTTTAGGCCTCCTAGAATTTGGAGCTCTTGATGTTTGAAACTCATCTGGGAAACAAGCCATGCAAGCAATAAGCATAGATATTAATGTTTAATAGTATGAAGCATAAAATAAATACAGGTTAAGGTACATCTAGAAAAGAACACAAGTGAAGTAAGGGCCTACCAAACATGTAGAGATCCTCATTCATGTAATAGTTTACAGCCACCTCTGGAGCTCGTAGTTTTTTCAACTCCTCTGAAATAAGAACGAGTAGCTGACATTATTACGGAATTGGAAGTGTCATTACAGCAAAGCAAACATGTTTGCATTGGGAGAACACATTAACTGAGTTAGCAGCTTTCCCAGTGCCCAGGTAGGTAGGCACCAAAACTATGATTTAAGCAAACAGCAATCAATGGTTTGTATGATTTAAGCTTTCCATTTTTTGTTAGGATTAGGAAGGGCAGATTTAAATATAGGTTAAAGGATAATGATACAACTTGCAAAATGGATTCGATTACAAAGTTGCAATGATTTGGCCCTCAACCCCTCAGCTCAAAAAATTCTGAACAGAAGGTTAAATACTTCAAATCAAACATGGGAAACAAGAGATAACCAACTTGACTATATAAGCTAATACTCTGTATTCAATAGGCAGGGTGCTGCTATTCCATAAAATCCTAGATAGATACAGAACTTGCACAACAGGAAGAATTTACTTAACCCACTAAAGCTGCCTTACCTCCATTGAGCTTAAGGAACTTGTCATAAGTTGAGTATGCATGCCTCTCAACACATTCTGAAAAGTGGTCTGCACATAGATATCCGAGTTTAGAGCAGCTTTACCATCACAAAAACACAGTAACAAAAAAAGAAACATCTACTTCATGAGTAGAATTAATATGTACACTCACACTAAACCGTGCAAGAAAGCGATCAATCCATACAGAGTTGCCACCCAATGCCTGATATGAACCGGGAGAAGGAAGAAAATAAGAAATATGCAATAACATAATCCAACAGAAAACTATATAGATCAAAAGCTGAAGTTAAGGGCTGAGAAGAAAAGAGGGTGTATTCATTTTGACATGACACTGACGGAACAGACATATAAAAGATTTTAAACATACCTCCATGATTAAGAGGTGATGGAACTCATTCATGCTTTCAGCAAAGTGCACTTTGATGTTATCAGCTCTTGTCGACCACCCAAAGGTCTCGTACAAGTGAAGCACCGATATAAATGCTGTTAAAAAACAATCAGCCAGTCAACAAAACAGTAACTAAACTGGCATGACAGGACCATACATATGTGCAGGCAAAATTCAGTGACCTGCGTGCAACTGAGAGATGTGTAAGACAAGAGACCCTCACCGAAAAAGGGCACCCTGGCGATGGTCTCGAGCACGAAGAACCGGGCGTAGTCGCGGTCGCGGTACAGAATATCCAGTATCAGGATGACAGTATCCTGCGGTGCGAACACAGCAAACGGCGCGGCGGCGGGAGTGCGGAGAATGGAGGGTTTCATGCGTTTGACAGGCCTTCATCGTTTTCAAATGATCTGCCTCATCGTCTTGTACATTGACGAATACATCGtacaagttatctgcaatgggaTAAGGGAAGCACTACTCTTCAACTACACCATGGATATGTGTTATGCAGAGGAATTGCTTTTCAGTCAGTAATGATTTGAGGTAGATTCTGTTAAGTTTGAATCCCCCACATTAAGCATGAACCATGAACTCACCTTAAATTTTCAAACAAAAGCAGCAACCGGAAAAGCCTCAGCTAAGCTGCGCCTTTGGGCACCACGAGTAGTAATGTAATCATTACCGCCAGCATCACCAAGTTGGTATGTGCCTTCCCCCACCGGGCGACGGCGGTCGCGCTGTTTGGCAAAGCGAGCATCACCGAGTTGCTCGACGTCGTGGATGTCATCATCACCGTTCTCGAAACGGAGAAGCTACGCGCCGTGCTTGACATGTTTACCTGTGTCTGTGGTGTGTCGCACATATTTACGCCGGTCCTGATCTCTCCAAAACACCCAAGCGTTTTGAACGAGTTAGGCGGCATGTTAGAAAGGCAAGGAAACAGGCTAAGCGAGGTCATATCAAGCACGATGGAGGAGGTGAGGAAACTCGTGGAGGAAGATGACTCATGGGCTATCGAGATCCCACGAGGAGGAGGCGAGGTTCACAACAACACTCGGTTCATCATGGATTGCATAGTATCCATGTCGAATGCGTGGACTTCAATGGGAAGCCCTGCACTGAGATGCAATTTTGGAAACCTTGATAGCCTGATCTATCGCACAATCGGTTATCTCAAGGGTCTGCTTTACACAAAATCGGGGTCATGCTCGGATCAAAGCCTCCGGTATCTGTTTCTGCTCAATAATTCCTATTTCATAGCTCATGTGTTCTCTCAGTCATCAGGATCTTTCAATCCTCTGATGTCGAACCTCCTGACACTTAAATTGGCACCTGCATCTGAGTGTAGGAAGTACATGGATAGTTATCTCGATGTTTCATGGGGACATGTGCTCTCTTGCATACCAAAATCGAGATTTCCTGGACCCATCCATCGTTGGATCAACACCTCTTCACTGGTGAAATTCGAGTCAGCATTTCACAAAACGTACCAGACTCAGAAGTTGTGGAAGGTTCCGGACCCTGAGCTTAGAGATGCGCTGCGGATGGCTATTACCGAAAGAGTCATTTCAGGTTACCGTGACTACCTGGAGGAGCATCCGGAGCTAGGGAAACACGTTGGCTGCCAAAGCAGCAGTCCTGAAGTTTTGGAGGGGATGTTGGGAGAGCTATTTGAAGGATGAAAACTGCTCGATTTATGAAACAGGGTCACCCGACAAATCAGAGGCCAGAGTAATGTTTCATCGTTGTatttgaattattattatttttccttcTGAAATGAACTTGTACTCTGAATTTCGTTGGTAGCTTAATAAGCGCCAGATACTGTATTAACTGGGCACCGGCCGCGCTTGTGCTTTCAATTGATTTCGTGAATCTGGAACAAATACTTCCACATTATGCTTCTGCATTAGTTCCATGCATAGATAATTTCGTCAACTTCTGCTTGCAAATGCCAGGATAACTGAAACGAGAAGGTAGCCCTGTACTTGTGAACAACAGTATGAGGAAATTTTTCAGAGTTATATGTGATATGTATAGGGTTTgtctaggtctcagtcgactgagacttcgcgaagtctcagtcgactgatgaCATCAGCATACGTATATGACATCAGCATATATACAAAACCAGGCCTGCTTTGTTTATGGAACTGTTGGCATGTTTTTTTTGCTATGGGCTGGCTTTGTACTTCTATTGGGCTTTTATCTCGTCTTTTCCCCTGTGATCTGTTGCTTTGTTGCCAGATCTTTTCTTCTTCTTGTACTTGGGCTGTACGACTGCAAATATAATGTGTGTTTTGCTATCCAGCTACAACCTCAACGAGTGAGGTAAAAATTTTGTTCAAATCATAGCATTACTTTTTGCCGGAAAGAATCTTGTATATGCAATACGATGGATGCTTGTATTATTTTTTATATGGGCATGTAACTTATTGTAATTCTTTCATTCATGAAAAAATACAAAGTATTTGAACACAAAGAAAAGATGTTGaagaaaaaaaaatatttttgtgcttGCTATTGCTTGCCCGCGAGCTATGAAGTCGTTGCTTGCTGTTGTTGAAGTACAGAAGGACAAAGGTCAAACGCATAGGTATATACAGTATATACATCATTTTTGTTgcacgaacaattttttaaaaagtgTGTGAGCATTTTCTAAAAATTACATGAGCATTTTTTAAGAACCGTGAACAGTTTTCAATTTTATGGACAGTTTAAAAGAAATATGGAATATGTTTTCAAATAAGGACAATTtcttaaatgcatgaacatttatTAAGAATTGCATGAAAATTCTAGAAAATTGTTCATCGcatattaaaaaaaatgttcaccgCATATTCGAAAAGTGCTCACTAATTATTAAAAGAAACCTAAACATGTATTTTTAAAGTATTTATATACACGCAAGGAAATGTATTTCTACTAATGGGAAATGAAAATCATATTAAAGAGGAAAAGGAGCAAATTAACTGCAAGTGTCCCTCTCCCGCCGCCCTCCGGCAAAACAAGCGTCGGTTGCAATTGAGGGTGACACTTGCAGTTGTGTGCCTAGCGTTAGACATGCAACTACCCACCCTCCCCTCTCCCGCCACCCACCGACAAAACAAAGGTCAGTTGCAGTCGGGTGCGTTGACATGCAGTTTCACTCGAggacgacacttgcagttgcatgcctagtgtcaAACATGCAACTCCCCCTCTCTCGCCACCCCTCCAACGAAACAAAGGACAATTGAAGTCGGATGGGTAGCCATACAATTGCAGTTTGGGGCAAAACTTGCAGTTGCGTGCCTACAGTCATACATGCAACCCCCCCTCCCTCCAGATGTCCTCCGACATAAGAAAAATATTAGTTGCAACCGGGTGGGTAGGCATGCAGTTGCAGTCAAggacgacacttgcagttgcatgcctagtctGAGGCATGCAACTACCCCCTCCTGCCGCCCATCGATAGAACGAAAGTCAATTGCAGTCGCTTGTGTGGACATGCAGTTGCAGTTGAGGGCGACATTTGCAATTGCATGCTTAGTGACAAACATGCAACTACTCCCCCCCTCTTCCACTGTTCTNNNNNNNNNNNNNNNNNNNNNNNNNNNNNNNNNNNNNNNNNNNNNNNNNNNNNNNNNNNNNNNNNNNNNNNNNNNNNNNNNNNNNNNNNNNNNNNNNNNNNNNNNNNNNNNNNNNNNNNNNNNNNNNNNNNNNNNNNNNNNNNNNNNNNNNNNNNNNNNNNNNNNNNNNNNNNNNNNNNNNNNNNNNNNNNNNNNNNNNNNNNNNNNNNNNNNNNNNNNNNNNNAGATGTCCTCCGACATAAGAAAAATATTAGTTGCAACCGGGTGGGTAGGCATGCAGTTGCAGTCAAGgtcgacacttgcagttgcatgcctagtctGAGGCATGCAACTACCCCCTCCTGCCGCCCATCGATAGAACGAAAGTCAATTGCAGTCGCTTGTGTGGACATGCAGTTGCAGTTGAGGGCGACATTTGCAATTGCATGCTTAGTGACAAACATGCAACTACTCCCCCCCTCTTCCACTGTTCTCCCACAAAACAAAGGTCAGTTGCAGTCgagggcgacacttgcagttgcatgcctagtgtgaGGCATGCAACTTTACGGTGTATGCCTGTGAAAAAAAAACACATAGCATATAAACACAATAAAAATTTGTTTTTGGGTAATACACGGAGAAacaaagtaaaaaaag is a window of Triticum dicoccoides isolate Atlit2015 ecotype Zavitan chromosome 2B, WEW_v2.0, whole genome shotgun sequence DNA encoding:
- the LOC119361406 gene encoding LOW QUALITY PROTEIN: ubiquinol oxidase 4, chloroplastic/chromoplastic-like (The sequence of the model RefSeq protein was modified relative to this genomic sequence to represent the inferred CDS: substituted 2 bases at 2 genomic stop codons), yielding MKPSILRTPAAAPFAVFAPQDTVILILDILYRDRDYARFFVLETIARVPFFAFISVLHLYETFGWSTRADNIKVHFAESMNEFHHLLIMEALGGNSVWIDRFLARFSVSVHINSTHEVDVSFFVTVFLXWXSCSKLGYLCADHFSECVERHAYSTYDKFLKLNGEELKKLRAPEVAVNYYMNEDLYMFDEFQTSRAPNSRRPKVDNLYDVFVNVRDDEAEHCKTMKACQTHETLRSPHAVQSSIEADAE
- the LOC119361407 gene encoding exocyst complex component EXO70E2-like, which codes for MDMCYAEELLFSHITKLVCAFPHRATAVALFGKASITELLDVVDVIITVLETEKLRAVLDMFTCVCGVSHIFTPVLISPKHPSVLNELGGMLERQGNRLSEVISSTMEEVRKLVEEDDSWAIEIPRGGGEVHNNTRFIMDCIVSMSNAWTSMGSPALRCNFGNLDSLIYRTIGYLKGLLYTKSGSCSDQSLRYLFLLNNSYFIAHVFSQSSGSFNPLMSNLLTLKLAPASECRKYMDSYLDVSWGHVLSCIPKSRFPGPIHRWINTSSLVKFESAFHKTYQTQKLWKVPDPELRDALRMAITERVISGYRDYLEEHPELGKHVGCQSSSPEVLEGMLGELFEG